The Porites lutea chromosome 9, jaPorLute2.1, whole genome shotgun sequence sequence CatatttgcataattatcaCTTAATGCGTGCATCAACCAATAAAACTGAAGCAAAAAGGCAATTTTCCTGGAACATGTTTTTGAAGCTGATTACACTTACAGCACGTGTTTTATCATGTCAAACATGTTCGTGTTTTATAACAGGACATAAATTCCTAGCGCGCCAGCTTCTCGGTTAATTATTAGTACAAGAAAAgcacaaaacagaaaacagctTTCAGGCCAGCCTTCTTTTTCTTAGCCTCATAGGCAAGTTTTACATGGGTCATTTAAAATTGACTCATGTAGGTATCTTCCTAGGCAACAAGCAAAGGCGACGTCGTTAAGAATCTAGAACAAAAATCCACATCTAATATCGTCACTCTATCTTCCCACGAAATCATTACCGGTTCAAGGAACTAATTTATTAATTACTGTTTCCCACAGACGTTACCATGCtccagaggggggggggggggggtactcctgggaattcttggtgggggtatGCTGCCCAGTTCATCAAATCCGGACCCTATTTcggaccaaaaaatgtaattttccacacccgctttcagaccagacctttaaaatccatacccgttttcagacctggcctttaggcagaaattatgttatcatttctTAGATTAGTGCGCAAATCCAAAAATTCTTGAAATCCATTtagaattcgcatatttctctttctttcttactcatttggaattgaaacgataaatacgttcatactcTCCCGgccgtagttccctcaaaaaccacacccgattccagaccaaaatgggcgtatacccgttttcagaccgaaacggcgcaaaaaccctacccgatggggcggcacatacgtAATATAATCGAACCCTTTTAATACGTTTTATAACCCCAACTTGGTTTGAATAGCTCCAAACCAGGAGATGGCGTTCTCTTTTAACCCTTTTCGGACGGCTAGGGTCGTAAACGACCCCATATGGAACGATGTATACATTCCTTTCTGGacccatttagctttcagttgaagctaataaattaaaagcaacaACGTCAGTAAAGATACATCTCTCCACTAGCGATACTtcgttttggatattctgaCTAATTCTGGCTGAGTTACACGCACAAAGAAGTtaacattttggggaaaaacCCACTGCCAATTTCGCTGTTTACAAAGTACTCTTTGAAAGTTAAATTTGTCCCCTTCCTAAAAAgttagccagccacaattccatgcaaaCGAAAGACGATCaagtgggcaacaaaaccgCCAATAAAGAtggaaaagaaggaaaaaagagagcgagagagaaagatCGTAATAGATTCGCCAAAAAAAGATCGATATTTCGGCTTCTTGCAAAACTCGTTTTTAGCCATTCTTATGCTAATTAGCCGAAAACTAGtccaaagaagaggaattggtgaaaaatgcggCTTTTTCGCTACTTGTCAGCCGTCACCAAAGGGTTAAGGCTGTCCGCAAATACCTTGCATACATTCCAGTATcctcttttcaaaaacgcttgCCTTCTTCTCGGATGTTccttagggcctgttaacatggAGATGGGGGACCCCGGGTTGGTGAGGtgacccgcttaggtggggtaacccgcctgtccaaaTAATCTCTcaatttaatttgatcatgtgtacatgataggtggggtgattagtcacatgttacctcacctatctggggtcccccacctccatgtaaacaggccctaaaacgGGGAACGAGAACGGAGAatggtagtctgctacacagccgtttttagagtcgtcactggggaggagcgttgcgtgacgaccctaaaaacTATTGTGCAGCAGACTAGGAGAATGGGAATTGAAGTTGCTGAAAGGGTTATGGTTCAAGTTAGGTTTTgttctcatttttcattttcccgttcccCGCTCCACGTTGTAGTAACATCCCCTCCTACTCCAAGCCCTTTAACGCAGCTTTCTCCTTACTATCACCAGGGCCAGAGAAAAATTGTGGGGGTTTTGGGAAGCCATGTAAGGCGAAGGGGGTATTTTTATTTGATAGTCCAAAAGGGTTAGATAATGTACGAGTTTTAATTAAAAGTCAAGGGGTGTCTGTGTGtgttgggggggagggggggtttgTTCTTCCTCTCTATGGAGAGGGTCCCccggcaaaaaaagaaaaaaagctcgGTAGGCGGATAAGATGAACAAGCGGATCGATGAAACCTAAACAGCATAACTGAACAATTGTTACAttcaacttttacttttattCCATTATACCATATCATAAGTAGGAGAATTGCACCAGGCAATTCACAGCTGAAGGAATAATCCGACTTAGGAAGCAAAGTACAAAGAACAAACGTACGCTCACAGAGCATAATAAACGATCCTAAGTACTTCTTACACAAATCAATAATTGCACGATAATAAAGTTCCATTAACTAATGATCCTGGTGAGAAGGGacgcaatttcttttgttatagcGCAATACGCTTTCCTCACTTATAGGATGTTTTCAtgtttacacagagaatgcgtAAACCTACAAAAAGTCAGTCTACgaaataaaatgtattttaactCCATTTTTTAACGACgtttttttgtgtttaatgaTTTCAACCAATCGCAagaattgaaaacaatagccaagaggAGTCTGTGTTACTTACGCTCAGAAGAGATTTTGTTATAAGAAAGTTGCTTAGAAAACAAGGGATTAATATACATGCTTCCAAGATTTcgtaaaatttgatgtttaaaccaatcagaagtgtaGTAGAGACAATAGTTAAGATAGCACCTTTGCATTCCGACGTGTTCATTGCGATTGgttctttccttcttatctggaccattaATTAACAGTTTGTATTTGTATAGTAAGATTGGTTTGACCAAACGAGTTGATGCGGTAGATTGGTCACGGTAGGGAGATAGAGAAGCTCACGTCTCGAGTGCTAGCCCTCCGTCAGAGCAATCGTCACCTCCTCTATCGTCAACAACTTTGATAAAAGCAACTCTTTGAATTTCACGCCCCCACCGACGCCACTCTACATTTCTTTAGAAACTAACCGCTACATTCATTTGTTTTCGAATTGTAGTTTGGCAAAAGGATGTCTGATCAACAACTATTCTACATCATGTCAGAACTTTTCAGCAGCTATGATTGGTTGGAACTtgcaaccaatcagaagaaacGTTTAACTTGGAGGTCACACATCCTCTAGTTTCTTGgactaaaaaaacaaacatatctTCAATGTACACTGTAGCTATCATACAGTTGGGCCTGCagttaattttcttgttttaaaacgGCATGGAAACAAGGTTAACAGATTTATGATGTAATCCCCTTTCACCTTGATTTCATGTCAAAAACGCTACAAACTGCAATAACGGCTAATTATTGGCAAGTTGTGTTAGTTTCAAAGCGTCTCAAGGATTAAGTAAAGCTTAACCGTATGTCTGTTTCTGAACTAAGCTTAGAAATTACATATTATGTAATAATTGCATTCACTCCTTCAGAAATACAACAGCAGCGCAAGACAAAAAGTACAGAAATGCGGCCATCAGTCACTTGCTAAATTATTGTAGCTCTAAACCACTGGTACACCACCAGGTACTGTACATTAATATTGAAACTTTCATTCAAATAAACTGCAAAACGCATTTAAAAAGCTGGCCATAAGTTTGTCAGTAATTAACTGCTAAGCATATTTTTAACAATTTATTACTCTCCACTTGATTAAGCCATAGTTAATAGAGGATACTGGTTATGAAAGGCTACAAACATCAAAGATAAGATAGTGCTggagtttatgttggaagctccccaCAACGGTGCTTAATACTTTGTTTTTTGCCCACAAATTATAATGGAATGAATTAAAGCagcgtttttattggtcaataagaTCAAAATAATAGGAATGCTGAATGCTGTGCACCTTCAAGTCCACAAAACCATATAACAAAGGCGTCACTTAATTAACTATGACTCAGCTTTTATAATTCACCAACGATTCGAAAACaccaacaaatattttttgcaGAATTCTTCTTTCTTAACCTTTTTTGGGGTTGAGTAACACGTTTTTGCAAAGCATGGAAATAACTTGCAAAATGCAAAtctaagaaataataatattattccaCATGCTTTCAATTAATATTACATCTATTGTTAACTACAAGATAAGTTATTTACACTCATTACAACAACTTAAATGCAATCAATTCCCTTCTCTGAACAAATGGTAAATATTTATAAACCTATAGTTTCAATTTAAAATTGCTTGAAAAGTAATAATACTTGTAGGACGGGAATGCAATTTTTATTGACAACGCGCGTTGTATGCAACTGGAAAAGATGTCTTTTTTATTCTGATGCACTTATGGAACGTATATTCACAAGCTTAATAAAAtttgagtattttttttaaaaaaggtggaACTTCACAAGCACAAGGATCACAGCATTGGGCCACCATCAGTCCATGAAAAAATGGGGGTGTGGAATGAGGTGCTAACTGACTTTTGATGTAATGTTAAATTCTCCTGTTGACCCACAGGCAAATGCAAGGAGAATCTAACCTTTAATCAGCAGTCATTTCAAACGTTTTTCCACACACCCGTTTCTCCCTTTCACTCCCAGTACACAAAATATACATCAAAAAAGTGCTAAGGGACAAGTAGTTACAACAGAgttatgtccacaaatttgttttaaacttaatGATAATCACACATAAGTATGTAGTATGTAGTACTACAGACCACAGAACTGcgagcctgagaaaacaactgACATCTTGTGATGCCGCAACTGGCTTCCCTGTGAAATGACACCTATGgaacgactgcagaaattccatactgatgaaaCGTCAataccaagatctgggtagtgcttctgattagttgaACCACATTTCCCTAGcagcacaaccaatcagaaggccATTTCTCACATTTTGGTATGTTATTTTCGcccttgtttctcagacgtcattttgcggggaaaccagtggtggcgttacaaaatgttggctgttttctcgaTCACATTACAGAACTGCAGAAATGGAGATTTTTGTGTAGCCAAGTGCTGGAGAAAGGTGCTGAGACTGTTGGTGCATTATTCAAGCAGCTGCTATTTTAAAAACTCCTGCAATACCAGGCAAAAAGTCATCTCAAGGCTCTGCTCTAGGAAAAAATGAGGGGAACCCAGCACTTGAAACCTGTGAAATACAGGGTGCCCAGCAtgtataatttatgaaaaaagaTCTTCTTGTCATTCAAGAGCATAAAAAAGGTGTCAAGGGCTACCAGTCATTGCTAGAGCTTAGCCTGCAGCAGATTGGCGAACCCAACCCTGCACGGCTTATATCATTGTCTGTTAAAATGGTCACACTATGGTGAATCATCCacagaataaaaaaaacctctgagAGTGAAAGGCTGAAGTATAAGCTGGATATTGATTTTAGCGTTTAACGTATTTTGAGTGAGGCACGACAGCCCAAAGCTGTACAAGGATGACTGTGAAGTCCCAAAGCAAAGAATgaaaaataaccaaaacaaaatttaaaaaaaaaaatacttaaagcATAATTTTATGTACAGTTTCTCAAACTCTAGGTTGATTCTCACACTTGCCTATTAAAAAAGCTAACTGCTACATTACCTCAGCGTAGCTTTAATGAAGCTTCTCGAGGCAAGAACTCTTTCTGGAAGAGATAATTTGATAATCTTCCAAACAAAAGGCTTGAATAGTTGCTGCTTGGCAATGGCAGCATCTTTGGCAGCACTTAAGTTGTGAACTCCAGGTGCAAAATGCCAAAATTCCAGTCCTTCTCTGGAGGCGTAGTGTATAATATATCAGACTAAAATATCTAGGCGATCTTAGTGAAAATCTCCACACATGCAGTGACCACAGAACCAATTCCTCCTATCAAATAACTGCAATATAACAACAGCTTACAAAACTTGAGTGGAGCTAGTAATTTCCAACATGCACTGCTCTGCTGACCTTGACCTTATGTGATGCTCTTTCCCTTTAATATTGACTTGTGCTGTGATCTCCTGCTTGCGTGGTAAAAATGAAGTTACTAAAATTTGATGATGGTGCAGTTTTGATAATCTGCTACATAGCTCCATGGAAAAGGTATTCCTGGCTGACTGACCAGGCAAGCCACACCTGGAGCTTCCATTATCACAAGTCATTCTAACAGAACGccatttgaaaaagaaaattttcagtGCCGCTTCATGTGAAGTGACAGATGATCCGACCTTGAAAAGCATCTGTCACAGTGCGAGCATTTAAAAGGTTTTGCACCAGTATGTTTTCTGTAGTGTCTAGTGAGTTCGTCAGAGCGTGCAAATCGCCATGAACAGCCCTCCCAGGAGCATTTGTATGGTTTTTCTCCTGTGTGGGTACGCCTGTGCGCTTTAAGATGTGAGCTTTTGGTGTAAACTTTAGAACAGCCTTCATAATCACATTTGTGAATCCTTCTTCTTTTCATATGATCCGTTTTTCTGGAAAAGAGCAAAACCCATCACTAGAACCATGCATTTGATAATAGAATAACATTATAACTCTTCTTTAAAATGAGACAAATCCTAATATTTGCAGGCCACCAGCTGGTTTTGGTTCTAAGAATGCAAGGTCATACAATTATAGGTCACTTGTGTCTCTTGCAAACTTTTGAATATACCAGTAGGCGTTTGTGCAGCAGATACCAAGAACAACAATATTATAATATTCCAACCTCATGTACACACTTCTTATAACACAGTAATGAACCACATCTAAATAAAGCACTTGCAATgaatttttctattgtttgaATTCCAGAGTGCactttacaaaaacaaaaatttatttatgacCAGTCAAAAGCAGATGCAGTGAATAATCTATCGCTTAAGAAATTCCAATAAATTGTGAGCTTAAACATGACAAAAATGCactaaaaattgcaaagaaaGTTGCAGAGACAATTGCATGTGTAAACTGACCTTTAATAAGCCCTGGGTCAGGGTTTTTAATGGTTGTTAGATACTTACTCAGTTTTTCTACTTTCTCTTCCAGTGCTGACAGTTGGCTCACTCCTAAAACAAGAACACCACAGCAATTTTACCAAAACCTTTCTGTAACTGCAACCTTGATGCATTTGAAAGTGTTGTGACCAGCACACACAGGTCAATTTGTATTTGTATGACTGTGGCAGGATTaactcagtcggtagagcgtttgactgcagagagggaggtcgcgggttcgattcccggggccggaccattactcagggtcttaaaatgactgagaaatgaaggtacttcctttgcactgcaagcggcgAGACCTTCGCggggctcggatgaccacgtaaaatggtggtcctgtctccattaggagacgtaaaaatagtgtccccaattagcactttcgtgctaaatacattgacactcaaataaaaactgcattttttttctacacaTGAACAAACTAGAAGATATAAATTTCTTTAGATTTTGGCAGTATACAGTGTCAGCAGTTCAGCTTATTAAGAGATAAGGCCCGGAACTTGGGATGAATAAATGGCCAGTCAGAAACAGGGAAATCAAATGCTTCTGGTTCAATACCATATTTACTCAAAAGAGTGCTGTTCTCACACAAGCACTGCACCACATCCTCTCAGCATCAACTTGGTACCGAAAAgggaagaaaattaaattttgggTAGAAGTTGTCATCCATCAACCCGTTCGTTGTTTTTTCTTCCTGTGATTAAGTTaactttattatatagatactgatgaaaaaccaggatttttccttttactaaaaaatcatatcctCATCacgcgcagtgaagatactatctTTATCtctcacgtgtgaggatatttgtgtcgccatggttactaacataTGCTTTTGCTGTTAaagaatttttctcttcttcattagaatttagactttttggaacagaaaatataagtattattgtctttatttctcctttataactttataacTTCGCTCACttgtgagagatactttcagcactcgaagataaatttgTATTCctgcgcggccatgtaatatcctctatttattctaCTTACTCATCAAAGAGTACAGCAGGAGGTGAGTGTGTTCTGTGCTCATAATCTTCATCTTCCATCATGTATTCTTCTTTTAGGTGATCTCCTGGAGAGACGATAACTGTGGGTGGGTTGTCTGTGCCGTTACAGCGTCCTCCATATCTACTGGGAGACGCCTCTCGAACCTGACAAAAGTCAACAGACTGAAAGATCAATTTAAAGTGAATCACACTTCTGTACCTTTTTTTCACACCTTAAATGGCTGATGACCTATGAAAACCTATAGGCCCCACTCTGACAGCACTTCGCAGATTTGACTATTGTGGGTCATAACTGAAAACTTTAAGTTTcaaaagtgaccaacatcaatagATTTTCTCCTAACAGTTTCAATAGATAATCGAGATAATTTATTACATCATCCCtaaaggaaaaatgttttgatcatttaaaaaaattctcccAAATTTAgaattcttcaaggaaatgtatggtgattagtctggagaatttgcatgtggatatTAGGGCTGACGGGGTTAACCCACCTTATATTCATCATCATCTGTCGTAACAACTCGAATAACTGTAGTTCGTTCAATGTGCCCATCTGGATCAAGCTGtgatgaaaaggaaaacattttacTTGTTTACTCCGTAAATTGAACCCCTCCTAAACTATAGCAGTTCTTTATAGCAGTTCTTTATGCATAGCAGTATTTTACTTTAAGGGGCCCAACTGGCCACCAAGCACTTGGGTTAAATTTTAGCCTAAGAACGAATAccaaactctacaaaaaaacTTTTCCTTGGGTTTGCTTTGCAAATCAAAGGGAGAATTCAGAGTAACATCACTGAGTGCCATATCCCAATTTAACACCCATGTTACATGTATGTGTTAATCCTTTAAAACCCCAACAGTGACCTGCATATAATTTCTCCTTAGGACATCACTGCCTAACCAGACAAATATGATGAGAATTAAGGAATTTATTATATCCATTTTTGAAATCACTGATGATCCCTGCAATCTGATTAATTCACAAATCACACTactttttgctctaaatcacatCTATTCTAAATTGCaccattcatgttctaaatcagataatttctgttttaaattgcACCATTTTTGCTCTATATcacatcatttctgtttcgaacaaaaaatgagatgtaaaaggcTTTTTCTTTCCGCTTTTCAACAAACTGGCTACTTGATCAATAAAGTATTGGTACTGACTGAATTCTGCCATTTCAAAATCGCTGTAATAAAGTGGCAAATATTGAACTTCATGttgtgcaattttggtctgaaatcatacttgtgatttcaaattgaacagattttgaaatcactcgtatgatttcagaccaaactgcACTCCAATCAGTTCAGTTACCATTATTTATCACCAAGTGCAAGGTTGTCATAAATTCTGGGCAGCAGGTATACGTTTCCACTCCTCCAAGCTCAGTTCCATAATGTATCGAGGGTCAAGTCAATCCAAGTATTTGTAATGATTGATTATGAAATCTCAGCTCTGACTTCACACACATGCACATTGTAGAATTACAACAAAACCAATAAAAATACTAACCTGTATCACATGAGGTTGAGAAAGGCAATTTGCagaactgaaaataaaataaacttttctTAGAGTGTCAACTTACAATAGTTGCAAGAATACGGGTATATAGCAAAAACAGAATCTAAATCATGTTATAATAATCACCATCATCAGAAAAATAGTAAgcaatagaaaataaaagtaaaagaagATGAAGACAGAACAGAAAACAGAACTTTGTAAGGAATCTATCTCAGAAACTGAAACATGAAGAACCAGAACAAAACCACTTGACTGTGAAAATCACCTTATAATTAGCTACTATAACAGGTtgaacagggtgcaaagaaactgagttttacagcttgccattcaggcaagctgtagctagcacacactagcccaaaagtcatttcaactagccccaaaaaaaTTTCTGATGAGCATTGGTTAAAGTTCTTCTGTATTTTtgaattccccccaaaaaaacctCATTTGCCCATCCAGCAAGTTAAATGTAAGAACAGAAATCACCAGCCCgttagcaaaatccactagccctgggctatcggacactactttctttgcatggaAAATAACGACAAGTAGTGAAAAATTTTCTCACACGTCTAAAAAACACCCACATTAAAGGGAAAACACTTTCCAAAAAGCTTCCAACTCAACATGTGCAAAGACAAACATATGCAGTGATTCATCACTGACGCATATTCAGGAGGAAAAACTAATTTAAAACAGTTGTTTTCTCAATAGTTGACTTATCAAAAACCTCCATACCAAAACTCAGTTACTCTTAATTTCCATGGCAAGAGTATATGTTGTCACTTAGAGCATGGACAAAATGCGAAATCTTTCCTTCTGCATAGCCCATGTGACAGCACATGTAAGTCCATCAAGATTGAGCAACAGATCGCAACCATACATTTGGTCAACTAAGGTTACATTATTAAAAAAGGCTCACTAGTACATTTGCACATAAAGCCCAACATGCATTCACAATAGTGTCTGTCCccatcagggttgtcactaagatttcaagttgccaggtaaatacaacaagtaggctgGGCATCAAACAGCTacggatttcttttggttccatttttcttctgttttccaatgaa is a genomic window containing:
- the LOC140947348 gene encoding uncharacterized protein, yielding MASNEEGSTHTRTIQKRAKKTQDQACQFDASLLEEERGTCEACNQISGSANCLSQPHVIQLDPDGHIERTTVIRVVTTDDDEYKVREASPSRYGGRCNGTDNPPTVIVSPGDHLKEEYMMEDEDYEHRTHSPPAVLFDESEPTVSTGRESRKTEKTDHMKRRRIHKCDYEGCSKVYTKSSHLKAHRRTHTGEKPYKCSWEGCSWRFARSDELTRHYRKHTGAKPFKCSHCDRCFSRSDHLSLHMKRH